Proteins encoded in a region of the Vitis riparia cultivar Riparia Gloire de Montpellier isolate 1030 chromosome 7, EGFV_Vit.rip_1.0, whole genome shotgun sequence genome:
- the LOC117918043 gene encoding uncharacterized protein LOC117918043, with protein MPYGTKKEEEKEKIQDSDTLLPPEKPEEGTSETNGGKQERSEEGKFSTQNEEGIEKIQVSLTILPRKRPEEGTSKTNRGQQERSEEDPSWALLLRIGKAGLSADPIL; from the exons ATGCCTTATGGTACaaaaaaggaggaagaaaaagagaagatacAAGATTCAGATACCCTTTTGCCACCCGAAAAACCTGAAGAAGGTACTTCCGAGACAAACGGGGGAAAGCAGGAAAGGTCGGAGGAAGGTAAGTTCTCCACACAAAATGAGGAAGGAATAGAGAAGATACAAGTTTCACTTACCATTTTGCCACGCAAAAGGCCTGAAGAAGGTACTTCCAAGACAAACAGGGGACAGCAGGAAAGGTCGGAGGAAG ATCCCAGTTGGGCTCTTCTGCTCAGAATTGGTAAAGCCGGCCTCTCTGCTGATCCAATATTGTAG
- the LOC117918044 gene encoding uncharacterized protein LOC117918044 has translation MAAKNEKKNLVLLAVENRHPHVFQLLLKKKILKDTRRYPWPILVLHCKCNGSQVVPVCEAIHAPNFFPIHNEKKESAKQIFTREHQDLVKMGGEWLTSTATSCSVVATLIATVAFATSTAVPGGTKEGSGKPILEQQPAFHIFAISSLIALCFSVTSTVMFLAILTSRRQEKDFAQDLPRKLLLGLTSLFISILSILVTFCAGHFFVLRDEFRIAALPVYAVTCLPATFFAVAQLPLYLDLIWATFSKVPQACLDDT, from the exons ATGGCGGCAAAGAATG AGAAGAAGAATCTGGTGCTATTGGCTGTGGAGAATAGGCATCCCCATGTGTTTCAGCTCttactgaagaaaaaaattctgaaaGACACT AGGCGATATCCTTGGCCTATTCTGGTGCTGCATTGCAAATGCAATGGAAGTCAAGTGGTACCAG TATGTGAAGCAATCCATGCCCCAAATTTCTTCCCTATCCACAACGAAAAAAAGGAGTCTGCGAAGCAGATTTTCACACGTGAACACCAAGATCTGGTGAAAATGGGTGGAGAATGGCTGACTAGCACCGCTACTTCATGCTCGGTGGTGGCTACGCTCATTGCAACCGTGGCCTTCGCCACATCTACAGCGGTACCAGGCGGCACCAAGGAAGGGAGCGGAAAACCCATTCTTGAGCAGCAGCCAGCCTTTCATATCTTTGCTATTTCATCACTCATTGCTCTTTGCTTTTCAGTCACCTCCACTGTCATGTTTCTTGCCATTCTCACATCTAGGCGTCAGGAAAAAGATTTTGCCCAAGATTTGCCGAGAAAGCTTTTGCTAGGACTAACTTCACTTTTCATATCCATATTGTCTATCTTGGTCACTTTCTGCGCAGGCCACTTCTTTGTGCTCAGAGACGAATTCAGAATTGCTGCATTGCCAGTATATGCTGTGACGTGCCTGCCAGCAACATTTTTTGCTGTTGCCCAGCTACCATTATACCTTGATCTCATATGGGCTACTTTTAGCAAGGTGCCACAAGCTTGTTTGGATGATACATAG